The DNA window ATGGTCAGGCGCGCGTAGCAGCATGAAACTTCTATTCAATGTTGCCTCTGTCATCGCGGTTACAAAACCCTTAAGATCTTCACATCCATATACAGAGTGAGATGCAAGGGTAAAATCATGGGGTTCAATACCCTGGATCGGCCAGAACCGGTCGATTATTTCAATATTTCCTATAGATTCTTTTTCAATATTTTCTTTTAATACCTCTCTCATCTCTGCAGAAGGTTCAACTGCAGTAACCTTTCTTACGTATCTTGATAAAAGTATTGCCCAGGCCCCTGTACCTGCGCCTATATCAAGGAGAGTTGCATCCCTGGATCCGGAGATTATAGAGACAATAAAATCCCTGTGAGGGTCAGGCTTTTTCCATCTCTCTGTTACCCTCTGGTAAAAAACCCTTGCGCGATCCTGCCATTTCTCCTGATTATTTTCAGACCTTTTATTACAGTTCCAGAACGGCCCCTGTT is part of the Desulfatiglans sp. genome and encodes:
- a CDS encoding methyltransferase domain-containing protein produces the protein MEKVTDFITLWKELVGKQGPFWNCNKRSENNQEKWQDRARVFYQRVTERWKKPDPHRDFIVSIISGSRDATLLDIGAGTGAWAILLSRYVRKVTAVEPSAEMREVLKENIEKESIGNIEIIDRFWPIQGIEPHDFTLASHSVYGCEDLKGFVTAMTEATLNRSFMLLRAPDHNGLMAMAANRIWGHPYDSPNFQVAYNAMLQMGLFPNVLMEQKGMWPGWTNNNFDEAIDRIRLRFGLDKDSEHDHYLHALLKARLRELDGKIQWPSEVRTGLLYWSAGKKRGRYK